In Alteromonas naphthalenivorans, one DNA window encodes the following:
- a CDS encoding AMP-binding protein: MLTYPENVTCLADNIEAVLTKHADKPAYTALGQTLTFKEIDEKSAALARYFTHEAKLEAGDRIAIQLPNLIQNPIAVYAALRAGLVVVNTNPLYTEREMKHQFTDSGATALVILSDLLPKFDAIKSDTQIKTVVATSATELLDAATAPTLTGTVSLTDAINAGANLPAVVRPKTEFEALAMLQYTGGTTGVSKGAALSHKNVMSNSVQMLDHLGGFFKEGEEVVVCPLPLYHIYAFTVCMMALFAKGSHIVLIPNPRDIDGFIQTLKPHKITAFAGINTLFVGLGRHPEFAKLDFSKLHLTMSGGTALAQGAVSIWKQVTGNTITEGYGLSETAPVVSFNLPGEEEVGTVGKPLQDTEVALLDSYDNPVGEGESGQIAVRGPQVMLGYWNRDDETAKVMTKDGYFKTGDIGVWVASGALKIVDRLKDMIIVSGFNVYPNEVEDVLTAHPDIMEAAVVGKPDEKSGERVCAFITVSKPVTNDDIIAFCKESLTNYKVPKELTVLEELPKSTVGKILRRELRSV, translated from the coding sequence ATGTTAACGTACCCAGAAAACGTTACTTGCCTGGCCGACAATATTGAAGCCGTTCTTACTAAGCATGCTGATAAGCCTGCGTATACCGCATTGGGTCAAACCCTTACCTTCAAAGAAATAGACGAAAAATCTGCTGCCTTAGCGCGCTACTTCACTCATGAAGCCAAGCTAGAAGCCGGCGACAGAATTGCTATCCAGCTGCCTAACCTTATTCAAAACCCTATTGCCGTTTATGCTGCTTTGCGCGCAGGCTTGGTAGTGGTTAACACTAACCCGCTTTATACCGAGCGGGAAATGAAGCACCAATTTACTGATAGCGGCGCAACAGCGTTAGTTATCTTAAGTGATTTACTGCCAAAATTTGATGCCATTAAAAGCGACACTCAAATTAAAACCGTTGTTGCTACATCGGCGACTGAATTATTAGATGCTGCTACAGCGCCTACTTTAACAGGTACTGTATCGTTAACTGATGCGATTAACGCCGGTGCAAATTTGCCCGCCGTGGTAAGACCTAAAACAGAGTTTGAAGCCCTTGCCATGTTGCAATACACGGGAGGAACTACAGGGGTATCTAAAGGCGCAGCCCTTAGCCATAAAAACGTTATGAGCAACAGCGTTCAAATGCTTGACCACCTAGGCGGGTTCTTCAAGGAAGGTGAAGAAGTGGTAGTTTGTCCACTTCCTTTGTATCACATTTATGCCTTTACTGTTTGTATGATGGCACTATTCGCGAAGGGCAGCCATATCGTGCTTATTCCGAATCCTCGTGATATCGACGGTTTCATTCAAACATTAAAGCCGCATAAAATTACCGCGTTTGCGGGTATCAATACTTTGTTCGTTGGTTTGGGTCGTCACCCAGAATTTGCCAAGCTCGACTTTTCAAAACTGCATTTAACCATGTCTGGTGGTACAGCCCTCGCTCAAGGCGCAGTATCTATATGGAAACAAGTAACAGGCAATACTATTACTGAAGGTTACGGGTTGTCAGAAACCGCGCCAGTGGTTTCTTTTAACTTACCTGGCGAAGAAGAAGTTGGTACCGTTGGTAAACCACTGCAAGATACTGAGGTAGCTTTGCTAGATAGCTACGATAACCCAGTAGGCGAAGGCGAGTCAGGGCAAATTGCGGTTCGTGGACCACAAGTGATGCTGGGCTATTGGAACAGAGACGATGAGACAGCAAAAGTCATGACCAAAGATGGCTACTTTAAAACCGGTGATATCGGCGTTTGGGTAGCATCTGGCGCACTTAAAATTGTCGATCGCTTGAAAGACATGATTATTGTTTCTGGTTTCAATGTGTACCCTAATGAAGTAGAAGATGTACTCACTGCCCACCCAGATATTATGGAAGCCGCTGTAGTCGGTAAACCAGATGAAAAATCTGGTGAGCGAGTATGCGCGTTCATCACCGTCAGCAAGCCAGTTACTAACGATGACATCATTGCGTTTTGCAAAGAAAGCTTAACCAATTACAAAGTCCCTAAGGAACTTACCGTTTTAGAAGAGCTGCCTAAATCTACCGTTGGGAAAATTCTGCGTAGAGAGCTTCGTTCAGTCTAA
- a CDS encoding acyloxyacyl hydrolase, whose translation MTNTHIVTLTALLTLLLTPLSASSSESQSTSLWPTQTQSAHGYAIDFIRGEGAVNGIKLAYQYNIDQPLNVSWPMTLTMETSANFWEYGDDNQYDSNVVLALSPILRFPLTTVFDKPIDLELGIGVSLLDDTQFAGKDVSTHYQFEDRIGFSTTFGQYQEYRVSLRYFHYSNAGFKKPNPGLDFVSLSFSQRL comes from the coding sequence ATGACTAACACACACATCGTTACACTTACGGCATTACTCACACTATTACTTACCCCACTTTCTGCTAGTAGCAGCGAGAGCCAATCGACTAGCCTATGGCCCACACAAACACAAAGCGCCCATGGCTATGCTATCGACTTTATACGCGGGGAAGGCGCTGTAAATGGCATCAAATTAGCTTATCAATATAATATCGACCAGCCTTTAAACGTAAGTTGGCCTATGACTTTAACCATGGAAACCAGCGCAAACTTTTGGGAGTATGGCGACGATAACCAGTACGACTCAAATGTCGTACTCGCCCTTTCACCTATTTTACGCTTTCCGCTAACCACAGTGTTTGATAAACCTATCGATTTAGAACTGGGGATTGGGGTGTCGTTACTAGACGATACACAATTTGCGGGTAAAGACGTGTCTACCCATTATCAATTTGAAGATAGAATTGGATTTTCAACGACGTTTGGACAATACCAAGAATACCGCGTGTCATTGCGCTATTTTCATTACTCAAACGCCGGCTTTAAGAAGCCTAACCCTGGATTAGATTTTGTATCATTATCTTTTAGCCAGCGGCTTTAA
- a CDS encoding tetratricopeptide repeat protein yields MRKKQTNTLLSALAFAVVCATVSVPTLLVAGDAVAQEQKASDKKTRRVPTLRGKVYEQLARAQSAADDAGNVEEAIAILKEVEDKSDSMNSYEKAMMYNFFGFIYYNDENYDKALESFENVVNQQPIPEKFEMSTLFSLAQLHLMQGNYDRTIEFIERWEVLNDGVIPPKNKVLKAQAYYQNKQYQESADWITQAIDEHEAEGMLPDEAWLILQRAVYYELKQPEKVKDILIKLVKLYSEPKYWIQLAGMYGELGEERKQLAIMETAYQQGFVESPADIFNMAQLYYYHRAPYKGALLMEQAMKEGVLEENLRNLKFLGQSWTLAKEQDKAIPVMMQAAELSEDGELDAQLAQILLNEQRWDDAIAAADRAVEKGEMRNPGLVYLIKGMALYNQKQYALALNQLAEAEKHQKSRAMAQQWKQFVQSEKRQAEIIETELGNS; encoded by the coding sequence ATGAGAAAAAAACAAACGAATACATTGCTTAGTGCACTGGCGTTTGCAGTTGTTTGCGCAACTGTGTCTGTTCCTACTCTGTTGGTTGCCGGTGATGCAGTTGCTCAGGAACAAAAAGCCAGTGATAAGAAAACCCGTCGTGTGCCTACACTTCGTGGAAAGGTTTACGAGCAGTTAGCGCGAGCACAATCAGCCGCCGACGATGCGGGGAATGTAGAAGAAGCTATAGCTATTCTTAAAGAGGTGGAAGATAAATCTGACTCGATGAATAGCTACGAAAAAGCCATGATGTATAACTTTTTCGGCTTTATTTACTACAACGATGAAAATTACGACAAAGCGTTAGAGTCGTTTGAAAACGTGGTTAACCAGCAACCTATTCCTGAGAAGTTCGAAATGTCGACGCTTTTCAGCTTAGCGCAGTTGCATTTGATGCAAGGTAACTACGACAGAACGATTGAGTTTATCGAACGCTGGGAAGTATTAAACGACGGTGTTATACCACCTAAAAATAAGGTGTTAAAAGCGCAAGCCTACTATCAAAATAAGCAGTATCAAGAGTCTGCTGATTGGATAACACAGGCCATTGATGAACATGAAGCCGAGGGCATGTTACCCGATGAAGCATGGCTTATTCTTCAACGCGCGGTTTACTATGAACTAAAGCAACCTGAGAAAGTAAAAGATATTTTGATTAAGCTGGTAAAGCTGTACAGCGAACCGAAATATTGGATACAACTGGCTGGTATGTACGGTGAGTTAGGTGAAGAGCGTAAGCAGCTTGCGATTATGGAAACGGCTTACCAACAGGGTTTTGTAGAGTCTCCAGCGGATATCTTCAACATGGCGCAGCTTTATTACTATCACCGTGCTCCTTATAAAGGTGCATTGTTGATGGAACAAGCCATGAAAGAGGGCGTGCTGGAAGAAAACCTTCGAAATCTTAAGTTTTTAGGGCAAAGCTGGACGCTAGCCAAAGAGCAAGACAAAGCCATTCCGGTGATGATGCAAGCAGCAGAATTATCAGAAGATGGTGAGTTAGATGCTCAGTTAGCGCAAATCCTACTTAACGAACAACGCTGGGACGACGCTATTGCAGCGGCAGATCGCGCCGTTGAAAAAGGTGAGATGCGTAACCCAGGCTTGGTGTATTTGATTAAAGGCATGGCCCTTTATAATCAAAAGCAGTACGCACTGGCGCTTAACCAGCTTGCTGAAGCTGAAAAGCATCAGAAAAGCCGAGCTATGGCGCAGCAGTGGAAACAGTTTGTTCAATCTGAAAAGAGACAAGCTGAAATCATCGAAACTGAGCTTGGTAATAGTTAA
- a CDS encoding ATP-binding protein: MNSLLIKQIKAAFSCENNEEGELWLDDILNKTSLLDNHDASRLTTGLSALLASIDNTYRQHGLEAEGKTTSGGYARQNNMDRPPVAQGQTSPQELAAITDNLVQSVNTLLTAQARPEIDDDIASLTSLSTLVLDLITEQQHKENDMLIQRRAMDEHSIVVTLDLNGTILSANDKCCQLSEFTRGELIGNNADMLNVKNVPLPTRLAILQSLFKGEIWHGELQSVTKSGTPWFVFCTIVPNVNEQGRVENLVVLCTDISNQKRLEKRLETGRQFYQSITNSIGEGVYAVDAKGKTQFLNPEASRLLGWELADLQSHRFHNAVHYQKEDGTLLSRDECPVNHAICKGKTYSSDEDFFTDKRGRIFPISIVAVPLEDIHGEPNGHVGVFRDISGRKGLERQLQHAYKEAANANKAKGDFLATMSHEIRTPMNAIIGLTHLALETDNYTQQQSYMTKVKGSATSLLTLINGILDFSKVEAQQIELHHADFNLADMMNKLAQVFQHKARQKHLQLLFDMRLDTDVTCNGDSDKIYQVLVNLLGNAIKFTRHGFVKLTVSKEKDALSFCVSDTGIGIDADNKEKLFNAFVQADASISREYGGTGLGLAISKRLVELMHGELEFTSELGKGTQFCFAVPELVHETANEISREKVKPAIPISKLDHPLLCANTSQDMDEANNILAHTLSRLSIPCTFVNPNTDAFPVTRHDAMVLLPAKPAEWQKFVNHIKLGEYENLNLVCIVTPIDTEEAKRRLQSVKLNTLNIIELPFTDVHILRELFPTSSSTSPTHADGLESKIWRKRRLAGKHALLVDDDSISLEIAQQILLDAGLSVTTATSGEQALALGNSNDFDVVLLDCILPNMSGFTVAEELNNLNGWHCPIIALSADGSSENKQKASSVGMCAHLLKPASAAEILHVIDINIHTTANLNNMHDSDDPYLTSLAEFYLNYGNAELLAQLINIMVENDSKHDAINSLLDDARKIGADTLVAALEELPSSLENKANYAHKISNISFALDATLRLIAHTLSLPKEYDEKEVEETLSISDLSAVITSLESYDAEAVSLLSALYNKHASSTSASASVHALNHARQLVSVYDYGRALEELLRLRDTLLNG, from the coding sequence GTGAACTCCCTTTTAATCAAGCAAATCAAAGCTGCTTTTTCTTGTGAAAACAACGAAGAAGGCGAACTTTGGTTAGACGATATACTTAATAAAACCTCTTTATTAGACAACCATGATGCATCCCGCCTTACCACGGGCCTTAGTGCATTGCTCGCCTCTATTGACAATACATACCGCCAACATGGTCTTGAAGCAGAAGGTAAGACAACAAGCGGCGGTTATGCACGTCAAAATAATATGGATAGGCCACCTGTAGCTCAGGGGCAAACTTCGCCTCAAGAATTAGCAGCCATAACCGACAACCTTGTTCAATCGGTAAATACATTATTAACAGCGCAAGCGCGCCCCGAAATTGATGACGACATTGCTAGCTTAACGTCGCTGTCTACCTTGGTATTAGACTTAATTACTGAGCAGCAACATAAAGAGAACGACATGCTGATCCAAAGGCGAGCTATGGATGAGCACAGCATAGTGGTCACGCTCGACTTAAATGGCACTATCTTAAGCGCTAATGATAAATGTTGTCAGCTATCTGAATTTACTCGAGGCGAGCTTATCGGGAACAATGCGGATATGCTCAATGTTAAAAACGTTCCCCTGCCCACACGCTTAGCCATTCTGCAATCCTTATTTAAAGGAGAGATTTGGCACGGCGAGCTTCAAAGTGTCACGAAATCCGGCACCCCTTGGTTTGTATTTTGTACCATTGTTCCCAACGTTAATGAACAAGGCCGTGTCGAAAACCTCGTTGTACTCTGCACAGATATTTCCAATCAAAAAAGGTTAGAAAAAAGGTTAGAGACCGGTAGGCAGTTTTATCAAAGTATTACTAACAGCATCGGTGAAGGTGTATATGCCGTAGATGCTAAAGGCAAAACCCAATTTCTCAACCCTGAAGCATCTCGTTTGTTAGGGTGGGAATTAGCAGATTTACAAAGCCACAGGTTCCACAATGCTGTTCATTATCAAAAAGAAGATGGCACACTTTTATCTCGAGATGAATGCCCCGTAAACCATGCGATCTGTAAGGGAAAAACCTATAGCTCTGATGAAGACTTCTTTACCGATAAGCGAGGACGCATCTTTCCAATTTCAATTGTTGCAGTACCTCTTGAAGACATTCATGGCGAACCCAACGGCCACGTAGGCGTGTTTAGAGATATAAGTGGACGTAAAGGGTTAGAGCGACAGCTGCAACATGCCTACAAAGAAGCGGCTAATGCCAACAAAGCCAAGGGTGACTTTTTAGCCACAATGAGCCACGAAATTCGCACCCCAATGAATGCCATTATAGGCTTAACCCACTTAGCACTTGAAACCGACAATTACACGCAGCAGCAAAGTTACATGACCAAGGTAAAAGGCAGCGCCACCTCGTTGCTAACGCTAATAAACGGCATTTTGGATTTTTCCAAAGTTGAAGCCCAACAAATTGAATTACACCATGCTGATTTCAACCTTGCCGATATGATGAACAAGCTCGCACAGGTGTTTCAACATAAAGCGCGCCAAAAGCATTTACAGTTACTATTCGACATGCGCTTAGACACAGACGTTACCTGTAACGGTGATAGCGACAAGATTTATCAGGTATTGGTTAATTTATTGGGAAATGCAATCAAGTTCACTCGTCACGGATTCGTTAAATTAACCGTCAGTAAAGAAAAAGACGCCCTTAGTTTTTGTGTGAGCGATACAGGTATAGGCATTGATGCCGACAACAAAGAAAAACTGTTTAACGCCTTCGTACAGGCCGATGCGTCTATTTCAAGGGAATATGGCGGTACTGGATTAGGCCTAGCGATTAGCAAGCGCTTAGTTGAACTGATGCATGGTGAACTTGAATTTACCAGTGAGCTTGGTAAGGGAACGCAATTTTGTTTTGCTGTTCCGGAATTGGTTCATGAGACGGCTAATGAAATTAGCCGTGAAAAAGTAAAGCCAGCCATACCCATATCGAAATTGGATCACCCCTTACTGTGTGCGAACACAAGCCAGGATATGGATGAAGCGAACAATATTTTAGCACACACACTGTCGCGACTCTCCATACCTTGCACCTTTGTTAACCCAAATACAGATGCGTTCCCAGTTACACGGCATGATGCAATGGTGTTGCTTCCCGCTAAGCCAGCAGAATGGCAAAAATTCGTCAACCATATAAAACTTGGTGAATATGAAAACCTCAACCTTGTATGTATTGTAACGCCTATCGACACCGAAGAAGCTAAACGTCGATTACAATCTGTCAAACTCAACACGCTTAATATTATAGAGTTACCCTTTACTGACGTTCACATCTTGCGGGAATTATTCCCTACCTCTAGCTCCACTTCGCCAACTCACGCTGATGGATTGGAAAGCAAGATATGGCGTAAGCGACGACTAGCAGGAAAGCATGCCTTGTTGGTTGATGATGACAGTATAAGCCTTGAAATAGCGCAGCAAATTTTACTTGATGCAGGCTTGAGTGTGACCACAGCAACCTCTGGCGAGCAAGCCTTGGCACTGGGCAATAGTAACGACTTCGACGTGGTACTACTCGATTGCATTCTTCCAAATATGAGTGGATTCACTGTTGCTGAGGAACTAAATAATTTAAATGGCTGGCACTGTCCTATCATTGCACTTAGTGCAGATGGTAGTAGCGAGAATAAACAAAAAGCATCTAGCGTTGGTATGTGTGCGCACTTGTTGAAACCCGCAAGCGCGGCTGAAATATTACATGTCATCGACATCAATATTCACACTACTGCCAATCTAAATAACATGCATGACAGTGACGATCCCTACCTCACTTCCCTCGCTGAGTTTTACTTAAATTACGGAAATGCAGAATTACTCGCGCAGCTTATTAATATCATGGTTGAAAACGACTCAAAGCATGATGCCATTAATTCGCTATTGGACGATGCGAGAAAAATAGGGGCTGATACTTTGGTGGCCGCGTTAGAAGAGCTACCAAGCAGCCTTGAAAACAAAGCTAATTATGCGCATAAGATATCCAACATCTCTTTCGCTTTAGACGCCACTCTTCGACTTATTGCTCATACGCTTTCATTGCCAAAAGAGTATGATGAAAAAGAAGTAGAAGAGACACTATCTATCTCAGATTTATCAGCGGTGATCACTAGCCTTGAATCTTACGATGCTGAGGCGGTATCTCTACTATCAGCGCTATACAACAAACATGCATCATCAACATCGGCATCGGCATCGGTACATGCATTAAACCATGCAAGGCAACTTGTTAGTGTTTACGATTACGGCCGAGCACTTGAAGAACTTTTACGCCTAAGGGATACATTGCTAAATGGCTGA
- a CDS encoding energy transducer TonB, with product MPRYIIAFVISLAITLGLFFLMQSLIKMGGSALTEPPKGSVLDFVRVKQDEQVEKKDRKPKKPPKPDQPPPQMEQPQMDSPTPDAEGTSMDFGADVGDDISLDGGLALESGDGEYLPIVKVAPVYPRRALQRGIEGFVIVEFTVTKQGAVRDPIVIEANPEGIFEQAAMDAAMKFKYKPRVVNGEATEVSGIQNRITFQIDG from the coding sequence ATGCCACGATATATAATCGCATTTGTTATATCCCTTGCGATCACGTTAGGCCTGTTCTTCTTGATGCAATCACTCATCAAGATGGGTGGCAGTGCGTTAACGGAACCGCCAAAGGGTAGTGTACTTGACTTTGTTAGGGTTAAGCAGGACGAACAGGTCGAGAAAAAAGATCGTAAGCCTAAGAAGCCGCCTAAGCCAGATCAGCCGCCACCGCAAATGGAACAACCTCAAATGGACTCACCTACTCCGGATGCGGAAGGGACGTCTATGGACTTTGGTGCAGATGTTGGTGATGATATTTCATTAGACGGAGGGTTAGCCCTTGAGTCTGGTGATGGCGAGTATTTACCTATTGTTAAGGTGGCGCCGGTTTATCCTCGTCGAGCTTTACAACGTGGTATTGAAGGCTTTGTTATTGTTGAATTTACGGTAACTAAGCAAGGCGCAGTACGAGATCCTATCGTGATAGAAGCCAACCCAGAAGGTATATTTGAACAAGCAGCAATGGATGCCGCAATGAAGTTTAAATATAAGCCGCGAGTGGTAAATGGCGAAGCCACGGAAGTGTCTGGTATTCAAAACCGTATTACCTTCCAGATAGACGGATAA
- a CDS encoding response regulator — protein MADNQKSRKTDFSILVVDDEPANIDLLQGILSPYYQVKVAPTGHIALKVVEQFTPDLILLDIMMPGIDGHEVCRQIKTSPALAPRLAKVPIIFVTALGQGQDEEKGFELGAVDYITKPISPALVLARVKTHISLAHQVRVTEQEVKIRTQELLRSQQSAISMLAAAGHYNDTDTGHHIWRMAAYCQCLALASGWSPEEASLLAQAAPMHDTGKIGIPDSILKAPRRLTFDEMEVMRTHAAIGYEILTRSNSPLFSLAAEIARYHHEKWDGSGYPNSLKREQIPISARIVAIADVFDALTMKRPYKQAWPDEEAFAYIESESGKHFDPELVSTFMSIKEDVLKTKVYWNELEARNELPSIEAFLP, from the coding sequence ATGGCTGATAACCAGAAATCGAGAAAAACGGACTTTAGCATTTTAGTCGTTGACGACGAGCCTGCAAACATCGATTTATTACAGGGTATTCTGTCGCCTTATTACCAAGTAAAAGTAGCGCCCACTGGGCATATTGCGTTGAAAGTCGTAGAGCAGTTCACTCCAGACCTTATTTTACTCGATATCATGATGCCGGGTATTGATGGCCATGAGGTATGCAGACAGATTAAAACTTCCCCAGCGCTTGCCCCAAGACTGGCTAAGGTGCCTATCATATTTGTAACGGCTTTGGGTCAAGGTCAAGATGAAGAGAAAGGATTTGAATTAGGTGCAGTGGATTATATTACTAAGCCTATCTCACCGGCTTTGGTGCTTGCTAGAGTAAAAACTCACATCTCGTTAGCACATCAAGTGAGAGTAACTGAACAAGAAGTTAAAATCAGAACTCAAGAGCTACTTCGTAGTCAGCAAAGTGCTATTAGTATGTTGGCCGCAGCCGGACATTACAACGATACTGACACCGGCCATCACATCTGGCGCATGGCCGCTTATTGTCAGTGTTTAGCGTTAGCCTCCGGTTGGTCACCCGAAGAAGCCTCTTTGCTGGCACAAGCCGCGCCTATGCACGATACCGGGAAAATAGGAATTCCTGATAGTATTTTAAAAGCCCCAAGACGACTTACCTTTGATGAAATGGAAGTCATGCGCACTCATGCGGCAATTGGCTATGAAATATTAACCCGCAGTAATTCACCCTTGTTTAGTTTGGCGGCAGAAATTGCGCGCTATCATCATGAAAAGTGGGATGGCAGTGGCTACCCTAATTCATTAAAGCGTGAACAAATTCCAATAAGCGCACGCATTGTGGCAATTGCAGATGTGTTTGATGCTCTGACGATGAAGCGGCCTTATAAACAAGCGTGGCCAGATGAAGAAGCATTTGCCTACATCGAAAGTGAATCGGGCAAGCACTTCGACCCGGAATTAGTGTCCACTTTTATGTCTATCAAAGAAGATGTGTTGAAAACAAAAGTTTACTGGAATGAACTTGAAGCTAGAAATGAACTCCCATCAATTGAAGCCTTTCTTCCCTGA
- a CDS encoding ExbD/TolR family protein — protein MKQHFQNLVDEEEAAIDMTPMLDVVFIMLIFFIVTASFVKEAGIDVNRPEAATAVKKDRANILIAISDKGEIWINKRRIDERAVQANIERLHAENPQGTVVIQADKESTTETLIKVMDASRAAGVFDVSIAAQEP, from the coding sequence ATGAAGCAACATTTTCAAAACCTAGTTGATGAAGAAGAAGCAGCCATAGATATGACGCCCATGCTGGACGTTGTATTTATCATGTTGATTTTCTTTATCGTAACCGCATCCTTCGTAAAAGAAGCGGGTATTGATGTTAACCGTCCTGAAGCAGCCACTGCTGTTAAAAAAGACCGGGCTAACATTCTTATCGCTATCTCTGACAAAGGCGAAATTTGGATCAATAAGCGTCGTATAGATGAGCGTGCAGTACAGGCGAACATCGAGCGTCTTCACGCTGAAAACCCGCAGGGTACCGTTGTGATTCAAGCAGATAAAGAATCAACGACTGAAACCCTTATTAAAGTTATGGATGCCTCCCGTGCGGCAGGTGTTTTTGATGTTTCGATTGCAGCTCAAGAGCCATAA
- a CDS encoding MotA/TolQ/ExbB proton channel family protein — protein MIEFLEAIRDFTETGGQVLLVIGLLIFVMWLLILERAMYLMIWHKQAKKEAVSMWTARNDRASWIAQQVRQKTISQLTMRLNGSIPIIQSLVALCPLLGLMGTVTGMIEVFDVMAIAGSGNARSMASGVSKATIPTMAGMVGALSGVFASTWLNRMVKSERTHLEDALTIQR, from the coding sequence ATGATCGAGTTTCTGGAGGCAATTCGCGATTTCACAGAAACAGGTGGCCAGGTTCTCCTGGTCATCGGTCTGCTGATATTCGTTATGTGGCTTTTGATCCTCGAGCGTGCCATGTATCTGATGATTTGGCATAAGCAAGCTAAGAAAGAAGCGGTGTCTATGTGGACTGCACGTAACGACCGCGCTTCTTGGATTGCACAGCAAGTTCGTCAGAAAACGATTTCACAGTTAACTATGCGTCTTAACGGTAGTATCCCGATTATTCAGTCTTTGGTTGCGCTTTGTCCGCTACTTGGCTTGATGGGAACGGTAACCGGTATGATTGAAGTGTTCGATGTGATGGCCATTGCTGGTTCGGGTAACGCCCGCTCTATGGCATCAGGCGTATCGAAAGCCACTATCCCCACTATGGCGGGCATGGTTGGTGCACTTTCAGGCGTATTTGCCTCTACATGGCTTAACCGTATGGTGAAATCTGAACGCACGCATCTTGAGGATGCATTGACTATTCAACGTTAA
- a CDS encoding PQQ-dependent sugar dehydrogenase — protein MLFSNSESARLGNKMAINKMRVYKISGFKKHRTQSISRHVAILLLMFLNVQSAFGVSANISGKSALKAQTSDTAITTAIAKDLHYPKALLQLPDSSWLVAERDGTIVTVPYTVNSSGKPSSPQQAGSAQASARKTLAQQKLPLPQLYQKGQGGLLHMALSPDFSTSRIILFSYSKGTDDANRLAIMRGVLADDGQIKALTPVMEIKDSKATPVHFGGKLVAMKDGTWLVTTGDGFDYREQAQVLSSQLGKVLRFTLEGEPVSNVPFNNAPFVYTLGHRNPQGLVKMQNGDVYLNEHGPDGGDELNKLTPGANYGWPVVTLGRDYSGATISPFNHYEGMVNPLVDWTPSIAPSSMAIYNHNTFPALSNHLLVSALKAKALYAVDLSSQSFQYRKVFSSVNQRVRDVAVGNDGGVYVLTDGERAELIQLLPPNPFIAETNLD, from the coding sequence ATGCTGTTTAGCAATAGTGAGTCGGCAAGACTAGGTAATAAAATGGCTATTAATAAAATGCGAGTTTACAAAATAAGCGGATTTAAAAAACATCGGACACAATCGATTTCACGACATGTAGCCATTTTGTTGCTCATGTTTTTGAATGTACAGTCAGCGTTTGGTGTTTCAGCAAATATATCAGGTAAAAGTGCTCTTAAGGCGCAAACGTCTGATACAGCAATAACGACGGCAATTGCCAAAGATTTACATTATCCGAAAGCACTTTTGCAATTGCCCGATAGCAGCTGGCTAGTGGCAGAACGAGACGGCACGATTGTCACTGTACCTTATACTGTTAATAGTTCTGGCAAACCTTCTTCGCCCCAACAAGCCGGCTCAGCACAAGCATCAGCTCGAAAAACCTTAGCTCAACAAAAATTACCCCTTCCACAGCTTTATCAAAAAGGGCAGGGCGGTCTGCTGCACATGGCGCTTTCTCCTGATTTTAGCACCTCGAGAATCATTCTTTTTTCTTACTCTAAAGGCACCGATGACGCGAATCGTTTGGCAATCATGCGGGGTGTTTTGGCTGATGATGGGCAAATTAAAGCACTCACACCAGTAATGGAAATTAAAGACAGTAAAGCTACGCCTGTGCATTTTGGCGGTAAGCTTGTCGCCATGAAAGATGGTACTTGGTTGGTAACCACAGGCGATGGTTTCGATTACCGCGAGCAGGCCCAAGTATTAAGTTCACAGTTAGGGAAAGTGCTTCGTTTTACTTTAGAAGGAGAGCCTGTCTCAAATGTGCCTTTTAATAATGCACCGTTTGTTTATACCTTGGGGCACAGGAACCCACAAGGGTTAGTGAAAATGCAAAATGGTGACGTCTACTTGAATGAACACGGCCCAGATGGCGGCGATGAACTAAACAAGCTGACGCCTGGAGCGAACTATGGTTGGCCGGTGGTTACGCTAGGAAGGGACTATTCTGGGGCAACCATTTCCCCCTTTAATCATTACGAAGGCATGGTGAATCCGCTGGTGGATTGGACGCCATCTATAGCGCCATCGTCTATGGCGATATACAACCACAATACTTTTCCGGCACTCTCTAATCACTTGCTTGTTTCGGCCTTAAAAGCGAAGGCGCTTTATGCGGTTGACTTATCAAGCCAGTCTTTTCAATATCGAAAGGTATTTTCTTCGGTAAATCAAAGGGTTCGTGATGTTGCGGTAGGAAACGATGGCGGCGTTTATGTGCTGACTGATGGGGAAAGAGCCGAGCTGATACAGTTACTCCCCCCTAACCCTTTTATCGCTGAAACAAACTTAGATTAG